A stretch of DNA from Micromonospora sp. WMMD1155:
CGCGGAGTCGCTCGGCGTCTCGCGCGGCTCCCTGCGCGAGGGGATGTCGGCGCTGTCGATCCTCGGCATCGTCAACATCCGTCAGGGTGACGGCACCTACGTCACCAACCTCGACGCACCGCAACTGCTGGCCCCGATGGGCTTCGTGGTCGACTTCCAGGGTCAGGGCGACCCACGGCACATCCACACCGTCCGGCGGCTGCTGGAGTGTGAGGCGGCCCGGTTGGCCGCGACCAGGATCACCGACGAGGCCCTCGCCCAGGCGGGGGAACTCCTCGATGAGGCGGCCCGGATGGTCGGCCAGTCACCGCAGGACCACGAACGCATCCTCGAGATCGACATCGCCTTCCACCGGATCATCGCCGTGCACGCCGAGAATCCGGTGCTCGTCGGCCTGATCGAGGCGTTCGCCGGTCGCACCATCCGCGGGCGGCTCTGGCGGAGCCTGCACGAGGAGGGCGCGGACCGGCGTACCCACGACGAACACGTGGCGATCCTGAAGGCCCTGGTGGCGCGTGACCCGGAGCGGGCCCGCACCCGGATGGCGAACCACCTGATCGGTGTGGAGGAGTCGTTGCAGGGGCTGCCCGACGACGGTGAGGCGACCACGACCGAGACGCCGCGATCCTGACCGCTGACCCTCAGGGCTGCACGTCGAGCAGCCCCGCCTCGTACAGTGCCGCCCAGAGCTGGTCCGGGACGTCGGTGTCGAAG
This window harbors:
- a CDS encoding FadR/GntR family transcriptional regulator, yielding MSRTDEVVNGIKRMILDGKFKPGDRLPIEKDLAESLGVSRGSLREGMSALSILGIVNIRQGDGTYVTNLDAPQLLAPMGFVVDFQGQGDPRHIHTVRRLLECEAARLAATRITDEALAQAGELLDEAARMVGQSPQDHERILEIDIAFHRIIAVHAENPVLVGLIEAFAGRTIRGRLWRSLHEEGADRRTHDEHVAILKALVARDPERARTRMANHLIGVEESLQGLPDDGEATTTETPRS